A genome region from Bradyrhizobium commune includes the following:
- a CDS encoding ABC transporter ATP-binding protein — MASISLRNVCLDYPLYGAYDFSLKRRLLGHLIREQGEMRIIRAVDHVTIEAEAGARIGLAGPNGSGKSTLLRLIAGVYPPSSGRVAIRGNVVPLLGLNAGVNLDFIAEDNIALLLRIGGRKPTQAVIDEIWAFTELETRMQRLPLRMFSSGMLMRVLFATATAFPADILLLDEWLSVVDEHFAEKAEQRLQNLVSQAAIVIIASHDQPLLRRTCTSIINLDHGRIASTVTVDQPSTLPFELREKRA, encoded by the coding sequence ATGGCCTCGATCAGCCTGCGCAACGTCTGCCTCGACTATCCCCTCTATGGCGCCTACGACTTCTCACTGAAGCGGCGGCTGCTCGGCCATCTCATCCGCGAGCAGGGCGAGATGCGGATCATCCGCGCCGTCGATCATGTCACGATCGAGGCCGAGGCCGGTGCCCGCATTGGCCTCGCCGGCCCCAACGGCTCCGGCAAGTCGACCCTGCTGCGGCTGATTGCCGGGGTCTATCCGCCGAGCAGCGGCCGCGTCGCGATCAGGGGCAATGTCGTTCCCCTGCTCGGCCTGAACGCCGGGGTGAACCTCGACTTCATCGCCGAGGACAATATTGCGCTATTGCTGCGGATCGGCGGACGCAAGCCGACACAGGCCGTGATCGACGAGATCTGGGCCTTCACCGAGCTCGAGACGCGCATGCAGCGGCTGCCCTTGCGGATGTTCTCCTCTGGCATGCTGATGCGCGTGCTGTTCGCGACCGCCACCGCCTTTCCGGCCGACATCCTGCTGCTCGACGAATGGCTGAGCGTGGTCGACGAGCACTTCGCCGAGAAGGCCGAGCAGCGGCTGCAAAACCTGGTCTCGCAGGCCGCGATCGTGATCATCGCCTCGCACGACCAGCCGCTGCTCCGCCGCACCTGCACCAGCATCATCAATCTCGATCACGGCCGCATCGCCTCGACCGTCACGGTCGATCAGCCGTCGACACTCCCTTTCGAGCTCCGTGAGAAACGCGCATGA